A window from Cryobacterium sp. PAMC25264 encodes these proteins:
- a CDS encoding CGNR zinc finger domain-containing protein, translated as MHFAPDAEASLAFTVDLANTVAGATKSGLDELISPAQVVQLFDAHRFSGRLDRTEAELTEVRATRERLRRIWTLDRDHAALEVNGLLQSAQALPRLMRHDGMDWHLHATDPAAPLAERILVEVALALVDVIRSDESGRLRACAAEHCDGLLVDLSRNGSKRFCSVRCGNRMNMVAFRKRAAGEATADAAGTVAGAPG; from the coding sequence TTGCATTTTGCCCCTGACGCCGAGGCGAGTCTGGCCTTCACCGTCGACCTCGCCAACACCGTAGCCGGAGCCACCAAAAGCGGGCTCGACGAGCTCATCTCCCCCGCCCAGGTCGTGCAGTTATTCGACGCTCACCGGTTCTCCGGACGCCTGGACCGCACCGAGGCCGAGCTGACCGAGGTGCGCGCCACCCGGGAACGTCTGCGGCGCATCTGGACGCTCGATCGCGACCACGCGGCCCTCGAGGTGAACGGCCTGTTGCAGAGCGCTCAGGCGCTCCCCCGGCTGATGCGGCACGACGGCATGGACTGGCACCTGCACGCCACCGACCCGGCCGCCCCGCTGGCCGAACGGATTCTGGTGGAGGTGGCCCTGGCTCTCGTCGACGTGATCCGCAGCGACGAGAGCGGGCGGCTCCGCGCCTGTGCGGCGGAGCACTGCGACGGGCTGTTGGTGGACCTGTCCCGCAACGGGTCTAAGCGGTTCTGCAGCGTGCGTTGCGGCAACCGGATGAACATGGTCGCGTTCCGGAAACGGGCCGCCGGCGAGGCTACTGCGGATGCCGCAGGAACAGTTGCCGGAGCGCCCGGATGA
- a CDS encoding MFS transporter, with protein sequence MPHSRRWWTLSVVALAQLMVVLDSTVVNIALPSAQADLGFSNGDRQWIVTAYSLAFASLLLLGGRLSDLIGRKRTFIIGLIGFAIASALGGAADSFGWLVAARALQGAFGALLAPTALAVLTTTFTIPKERARAFGVFGAIAGAGGAVGLLLGGFLTEYFDWRWNLYINVVIAVVAVIGAAIFVDTLQRTGPRPKLDIPGTLLVSAALFGLVYGFSNAETDGWDSPLTWGMLGGAVVLLVAFVLWQRKAAHPLLPLSIVLDRNRGAAYLSVMVAGAGMFGIFLFVTYYLQTSLGFTPMQTGFSFLPMIAMLVLAAQLSTNIFVPRFGPKIMVPFGMALGMIGMILLTNLDLDSTYAANVLPPLLILGFAMGSIMPASMQTATLGVDRQFAGVASAMVNTSQQVGGSIGTALLNTLAATAAADYVAAHLPATAEVAAQAAVTSYATAYWWGAGFFAVGGIIAALLFRRMGHGLSLANAHLSEDAEPVVAH encoded by the coding sequence GTGCCCCATTCCCGTCGGTGGTGGACCCTGAGCGTGGTGGCCCTCGCTCAGCTCATGGTCGTGCTCGACTCGACGGTCGTGAACATCGCCCTCCCCTCCGCCCAGGCCGACCTCGGCTTCTCCAATGGCGACCGCCAGTGGATCGTCACCGCATACTCTCTCGCCTTCGCCAGCCTGCTGCTGCTCGGCGGCAGACTCTCCGACCTGATCGGCCGCAAGCGCACCTTCATCATCGGTCTCATCGGCTTCGCCATCGCCTCTGCGCTCGGCGGCGCGGCCGACAGCTTCGGCTGGCTCGTGGCCGCCCGCGCCCTGCAGGGTGCCTTCGGCGCCCTGCTGGCCCCCACCGCCCTGGCGGTGCTCACCACCACCTTCACCATTCCCAAGGAGCGCGCTCGCGCCTTCGGTGTCTTCGGTGCGATCGCCGGCGCGGGCGGCGCCGTGGGCCTGCTGCTCGGCGGCTTCCTCACCGAGTACTTCGACTGGCGTTGGAACCTCTACATCAACGTCGTCATCGCCGTCGTGGCCGTCATCGGCGCCGCGATCTTCGTCGACACCCTCCAGCGCACCGGTCCCCGGCCCAAGCTCGACATCCCCGGCACCCTCCTGGTCTCCGCGGCCCTCTTCGGCCTGGTCTACGGGTTCTCCAACGCCGAGACCGATGGCTGGGACTCGCCCTTGACCTGGGGAATGCTCGGCGGCGCCGTGGTGCTGCTCGTGGCGTTCGTGCTCTGGCAGCGGAAGGCCGCGCATCCGCTGCTGCCACTCTCGATCGTGCTCGACCGCAACCGCGGCGCCGCATACCTCTCGGTGATGGTCGCCGGCGCGGGCATGTTCGGGATCTTCCTGTTCGTCACGTACTACCTGCAGACCTCGCTGGGCTTCACCCCGATGCAGACCGGCTTCTCGTTCCTGCCGATGATCGCGATGCTGGTGCTTGCCGCGCAGCTGTCGACGAACATCTTCGTGCCCCGGTTCGGCCCGAAGATCATGGTGCCGTTCGGCATGGCACTGGGCATGATCGGCATGATCCTGCTTACCAACCTGGACCTCGACAGCACCTACGCGGCCAATGTGCTGCCGCCGCTGCTGATCCTGGGCTTCGCGATGGGCTCGATCATGCCCGCCTCGATGCAGACCGCCACGCTGGGGGTCGACCGCCAATTCGCCGGCGTCGCGTCGGCCATGGTGAACACCAGCCAGCAGGTCGGTGGCTCCATCGGCACGGCCCTGCTGAACACCCTGGCGGCGACCGCGGCGGCCGACTACGTGGCCGCGCACCTACCGGCCACGGCCGAGGTGGCCGCTCAGGCCGCCGTCACCAGCTACGCCACCGCGTACTGGTGGGGCGCCGGGTTCTTCGCCGTCGGCGGCATCATCGCGGCGCTGCTCTTCCGCCGGATGGGCCACGGCCTGTCCCTGGCCAACGCGCACCTGAGCGAGGACGCCGAACCCGTCGTCGCCCACTAG
- a CDS encoding AarF/ABC1/UbiB kinase family protein, with the protein MWIVLGLIALGYAAAIGFATRSLLGTTVGWLRTTLVAALVFIGCWPFAYFTATQARLITENGDLKVPAIVLVLFVALAFGWVFAFGMALLVATEALWPTTAANPVDAFRAALHRRRRTKRYLQILTLLSRHGIGWIVQERPGAALRQQRVGGRAPEALVAAINDAGVTFVKLGQLLSTRRDLLPHSYTVALASLQSGATTLPWPAVRAVIEAELKAPLETVFATVNEEPLAAASVAQVHAGTLLDGTAVVLKVQRPAAAAQVAADIDIIVRLAQRVENQTSWGRDFGAVSLAEGFARSLRNELDYRIEFASTQQIGSVVASSAAAEVLVVPRVYSEASTRRLLTMDLMDGVPLNAAGEQLDQMWPEERAALAAALLDAVLEQLIVTGIFHGDLHPGNLMLLGDGRMGMIDFGNVGVLERSMREGLVTLLLAAAHDDDVATTDALLLVVEAPADADIKGLQRDLGRMLTLARHSAEGEGSVFTAMLDIVREHHLAIPSTLGLALRSLTTLERCLAILDPNFDMVSTAFERVPHFLRRLFTPQSVLGSAQAQVAVLRTTARRLPRRLETISAALEKGTFSVRIRAFSEPDDRWWLGSVVIETIGALIAIAAVSLGVVLVVSDAGPDLVSGVRLYAFLGATIGLVGFVLIIRALRQLFLRHPQ; encoded by the coding sequence GTGTGGATCGTCCTGGGCCTGATCGCCCTCGGCTACGCGGCCGCCATCGGTTTCGCCACCCGGTCATTGCTGGGCACCACGGTGGGTTGGCTGCGCACCACGCTCGTGGCGGCGCTGGTGTTCATCGGCTGCTGGCCGTTCGCCTACTTCACCGCCACCCAGGCGCGGCTGATCACCGAGAACGGCGACCTCAAGGTGCCCGCGATCGTGTTGGTGCTGTTCGTCGCGCTGGCCTTCGGTTGGGTATTCGCATTCGGCATGGCGCTGTTGGTGGCGACGGAGGCTCTGTGGCCCACCACCGCCGCCAACCCGGTGGATGCGTTCCGGGCCGCACTGCACCGGCGTCGGCGCACCAAGCGCTATCTGCAGATCCTCACCCTGCTCTCCCGGCACGGTATCGGCTGGATCGTGCAGGAGCGCCCCGGCGCCGCTCTGCGTCAGCAACGGGTGGGTGGCCGGGCGCCGGAAGCCTTGGTTGCCGCCATCAACGATGCCGGCGTCACCTTCGTCAAGCTGGGCCAGCTGCTGTCCACCCGTCGGGACCTGCTGCCGCACAGCTACACGGTGGCGCTCGCGTCATTGCAGTCGGGGGCCACGACACTGCCGTGGCCTGCCGTACGCGCCGTGATCGAGGCGGAGCTGAAGGCCCCGCTGGAGACCGTGTTCGCCACCGTGAACGAGGAGCCCCTCGCGGCGGCATCCGTGGCGCAGGTGCACGCCGGTACCCTGCTCGACGGCACGGCGGTGGTGCTCAAGGTGCAGCGCCCAGCGGCCGCCGCCCAGGTGGCCGCCGACATCGACATCATCGTGCGGCTCGCTCAGCGGGTGGAGAACCAGACCAGCTGGGGCCGGGATTTCGGGGCGGTGTCGCTCGCGGAGGGGTTCGCGAGGTCGCTCCGGAACGAGCTGGACTACCGCATCGAATTCGCCAGCACGCAGCAGATCGGCAGTGTCGTCGCCTCGTCCGCCGCCGCCGAGGTACTCGTCGTGCCGCGGGTCTACTCGGAAGCCAGCACCCGGCGCCTGCTCACCATGGACCTCATGGATGGGGTGCCGCTGAACGCGGCGGGGGAGCAGCTCGACCAGATGTGGCCGGAGGAGCGGGCCGCGCTCGCCGCGGCGCTGCTCGACGCCGTGCTCGAGCAACTGATCGTCACGGGCATCTTCCACGGCGACCTGCACCCGGGCAACCTGATGCTGCTCGGCGACGGCCGGATGGGCATGATCGACTTCGGCAACGTCGGGGTGCTCGAGCGCAGCATGCGGGAGGGCCTGGTCACCCTGCTGCTGGCCGCGGCCCATGACGATGACGTCGCCACGACGGATGCGCTGCTCCTCGTGGTCGAGGCGCCGGCCGACGCCGACATCAAGGGTCTGCAACGCGACCTGGGCCGCATGCTCACCCTCGCCCGGCACAGCGCTGAGGGCGAGGGATCGGTCTTCACCGCCATGCTCGACATCGTGCGGGAACACCACCTGGCGATCCCGTCCACCCTCGGCCTGGCGCTGCGCTCGCTCACCACGCTCGAGCGCTGCCTGGCGATCCTCGACCCCAACTTCGACATGGTGAGCACCGCGTTCGAACGGGTGCCGCACTTCCTGCGTCGGCTGTTCACCCCGCAGTCGGTGCTTGGCTCGGCCCAGGCTCAGGTGGCCGTGCTGCGCACCACCGCCCGTCGGCTGCCGCGCCGGTTGGAGACCATCAGTGCGGCGCTGGAGAAGGGCACCTTCAGCGTACGCATTCGCGCCTTCTCCGAACCGGACGACCGCTGGTGGCTCGGCTCCGTGGTCATCGAGACCATCGGCGCACTCATCGCGATCGCCGCGGTGAGCCTGGGCGTGGTGCTCGTGGTGTCCGACGCCGGTCCCGACCTGGTCTCCGGGGTGCGGCTCTACGCCTTCCTCGGCGCCACCATCGGCCTGGTCGGCTTCGTGCTGATCATCCGGGCGCTCCGGCAACTGTTCCTGCGGCATCCGCAGTAG
- a CDS encoding DUF1508 domain-containing protein — translation MSGKYELTADRSGGYVFKLKAHNGQVLMTSESYQTKADALKGIEIVKADAKGRVVDLTEPK, via the coding sequence ATGTCCGGCAAGTATGAATTGACTGCAGACCGATCCGGGGGCTATGTCTTCAAGCTCAAGGCCCACAACGGCCAGGTCCTGATGACCTCGGAGAGCTACCAGACCAAGGCGGACGCCCTCAAGGGCATCGAGATCGTCAAGGCGGATGCAAAGGGGCGCGTCGTCGACCTCACCGAGCCCAAGTAG
- a CDS encoding TetR/AcrR family transcriptional regulator, producing the protein MTQVEAGALDGAVVETTVLETTVLETTVIETKLGRKRDHTRDPEILAAALEVLAETGFDGMTIDMVATRAKAGKATLYRRWPSKNELVIDAVACMKQADLDQSRLPDTGTLRGDLVAMIKPRTIEDAVKKMQIMAGVMSMISATPDLADAANDALLKPRAAANRFLIQRAIDRGEVDPGCDIDALCIVTPAMATYRTLIERKPVDRDFLISLIDGVLLPALGLRGGDPARRGKVAPPAS; encoded by the coding sequence ATGACGCAGGTCGAAGCCGGTGCGCTGGATGGTGCTGTGGTCGAAACCACTGTGCTCGAAACCACGGTGCTGGAAACCACTGTGATCGAAACCAAGCTGGGCCGCAAGCGCGACCACACCCGCGACCCGGAGATCCTCGCCGCGGCGCTCGAGGTTCTCGCCGAGACCGGTTTCGACGGCATGACCATCGACATGGTCGCCACCCGAGCGAAGGCCGGCAAGGCCACGCTCTACCGCCGCTGGCCGTCCAAGAACGAACTCGTGATCGACGCTGTCGCGTGCATGAAGCAGGCCGACCTTGACCAGTCCCGGCTGCCGGACACCGGCACGCTGCGCGGCGACCTGGTGGCGATGATCAAGCCCCGCACCATTGAAGATGCTGTCAAGAAGATGCAGATCATGGCCGGCGTTATGTCGATGATCTCGGCGACACCCGATCTCGCGGACGCGGCCAACGATGCCCTCTTGAAGCCGCGGGCCGCGGCCAACCGGTTCCTCATCCAGCGCGCCATCGACCGCGGAGAGGTCGACCCCGGCTGCGACATCGACGCCCTGTGCATCGTCACCCCCGCCATGGCCACCTACCGCACGCTCATCGAACGCAAGCCCGTTGACCGGGACTTTCTCATCTCGCTCATCGACGGCGTGCTGCTGCCGGCCCTCGGCCTGCGCGGCGGCGACCCGGCGCGGCGCGGTAAGGTTGCGCCACCGGCCTCGTAG
- a CDS encoding DMT family transporter translates to MNRSSTSLGLVIAVVAAATFGLSGALAKPLLESGWSPAAAVTARVLIGGIVLSPLAVLSLHGKWALLWRARWRVLAMALIGVAATQLLYFGAIERIPVGTAVLIEYMAPLLLVGWAWARSRRSPKAVVLIGSVVALAGLVLVVSPGGSASFDVLGLLLALGAMVGCAIYYLVAAHPSDGLPAVALAGFGLLLGGLLLGLVGLSGLVPFRTSTADVPMFGAEVPWWLPLLIIGVVATAVAYSTSIAASEMLGSRLASFVGLLEVVAATFYAWLLLGEQLTVPQLLGGLLILIGIGFVRSEKTDAVIEPASVPLVEPLGTEELPGQPG, encoded by the coding sequence ATGAACCGCTCGTCCACCTCGCTCGGCCTGGTCATCGCAGTCGTCGCCGCGGCCACCTTCGGCCTGTCCGGCGCCCTGGCCAAGCCGCTGCTCGAGAGCGGCTGGAGCCCGGCTGCGGCGGTCACCGCGCGGGTGCTGATCGGCGGAATCGTGCTGTCGCCGCTTGCGGTGCTGTCGTTGCATGGCAAGTGGGCACTGCTCTGGCGCGCCCGCTGGCGGGTGCTGGCGATGGCACTGATCGGCGTCGCGGCCACACAGCTGCTCTACTTCGGGGCAATCGAACGCATCCCCGTGGGTACGGCTGTGCTCATCGAGTACATGGCGCCGTTGCTACTGGTGGGCTGGGCGTGGGCGCGCAGTCGGCGCAGCCCCAAGGCCGTCGTGCTGATCGGCTCCGTTGTGGCCCTGGCCGGCCTGGTGCTCGTGGTGTCGCCGGGCGGATCGGCCAGCTTCGACGTGCTCGGCCTGCTGCTGGCCCTGGGGGCGATGGTGGGGTGCGCTATCTACTATCTTGTGGCGGCGCATCCCAGCGACGGGCTGCCGGCTGTGGCGCTAGCCGGATTCGGCCTGCTGCTCGGCGGCCTGCTGCTGGGCCTCGTCGGGCTGTCCGGGCTCGTCCCGTTCCGCACGTCCACTGCCGACGTGCCGATGTTCGGCGCCGAGGTGCCGTGGTGGCTGCCGCTCCTGATCATCGGCGTGGTGGCCACGGCCGTCGCCTACTCCACCAGCATCGCCGCCAGCGAGATGCTCGGCTCCCGGCTGGCGTCGTTTGTGGGCCTGCTCGAGGTGGTGGCCGCCACCTTCTACGCCTGGCTGCTGCTGGGCGAGCAGCTCACCGTGCCGCAGCTCCTCGGGGGGCTGCTGATCCTCATTGGCATCGGTTTCGTTCGCTCGGAGAAGACGGATGCCGTGATCGAACCGGCATCCGTCCCCCTCGTGGAGCCCCTCGGGACCGAGGAGCTGCCCGGCCAACCGGGCTAG
- a CDS encoding ABC-F family ATP-binding cassette domain-containing protein, translating to MAATHTSPAHASTIVLTDVGLSWPDGSAALTGLTAAFGRGRTGLVGANGSGKSTLLRLISGELSPSTGSVVLSGDVGYLPQTLTLGVTATAADLLGVRAKLDALRAIEAGDVEERHFDVLGDDWDLVSQAGEALRSAGLAEADLDRPVGAMSGGEAILVAVAGLLLRKSPITVLDEPTNNLDRAARARLATLVRSWPGALVVVSHDTTLLELMDDTAELYAGGLTVFGGPYSAFLEHRDREQAAAVQAQRTADQAVKKEKAQRIEAETKLARRSRFARSEYENKSVPKIVMGLRKSAAQVSAGKLHREADGKVADARRAAADASDRVRSDESIRVDLPDPQVPSGKRLAELAGSNRTFLLHGPARVALTGPNGVGKTSLLETLVHPQTARQGLATATAHTERIGYLSQRLDGLDGELTALENLGAAAPQASPGELRGRLARFLLRGDAVGRPVRSLSGGERFRVGLARLLLADPPAQLIVLDEPTNNLDRQSVDQLVGALGSYRGGLLVVSHDDVFLARLGITDWLALDADGRLSEERASGQGQGDVGP from the coding sequence ATGGCTGCGACACACACTTCACCTGCACACGCTTCGACCATTGTTCTGACGGATGTGGGCCTCAGCTGGCCTGATGGCTCCGCCGCTCTCACGGGCCTCACCGCCGCTTTCGGCCGGGGCCGCACCGGCCTGGTCGGCGCCAACGGCTCCGGCAAGTCCACCCTGCTGCGGCTGATCTCCGGCGAGCTGAGCCCCAGCACGGGCAGCGTCGTGCTGTCCGGCGACGTCGGCTACCTACCGCAGACGCTCACCCTGGGCGTGACCGCCACGGCGGCCGACCTGCTCGGGGTGCGCGCCAAGCTCGACGCGCTGCGGGCGATCGAGGCCGGCGATGTCGAGGAGCGGCACTTCGACGTGCTCGGCGACGACTGGGACCTGGTGAGCCAGGCCGGCGAGGCGCTGCGCTCGGCGGGGCTGGCCGAGGCCGACCTGGACCGACCCGTGGGCGCGATGTCCGGCGGCGAAGCCATCCTGGTGGCCGTCGCGGGCCTTCTCCTGAGGAAGTCGCCCATCACCGTGCTCGACGAGCCCACCAACAACCTCGACCGGGCGGCCCGCGCCCGGCTGGCGACCCTGGTGCGCTCCTGGCCGGGCGCGCTCGTCGTGGTCAGCCACGACACCACGCTGCTCGAGCTCATGGACGACACCGCTGAGCTGTACGCGGGCGGCCTCACGGTCTTCGGCGGACCCTACAGCGCCTTCCTCGAGCACCGCGACCGCGAACAAGCCGCGGCGGTGCAGGCACAGCGCACCGCCGACCAGGCCGTGAAGAAGGAGAAGGCCCAGCGCATCGAGGCCGAGACCAAGCTCGCCCGCCGCAGCCGCTTCGCGCGCAGCGAGTACGAGAACAAGAGCGTGCCCAAGATCGTGATGGGGCTGCGCAAGTCCGCCGCGCAGGTGTCGGCGGGCAAGCTGCACCGCGAGGCCGACGGCAAGGTGGCGGATGCGCGCCGGGCGGCGGCCGACGCATCCGACCGGGTGCGCTCAGACGAGAGCATTCGCGTGGACCTGCCCGACCCGCAGGTGCCCAGCGGTAAGCGGCTGGCCGAGCTCGCCGGCAGCAATCGCACGTTTCTGCTGCACGGCCCGGCCCGGGTGGCCCTGACCGGGCCCAACGGAGTGGGTAAGACGAGCCTGCTCGAGACTCTCGTGCATCCGCAGACGGCCCGGCAGGGCCTGGCCACCGCGACCGCGCACACCGAGCGCATCGGGTACCTCAGCCAGCGGCTCGACGGGCTCGACGGGGAGCTCACCGCCCTGGAGAATCTGGGCGCCGCGGCCCCGCAGGCCTCCCCCGGTGAGCTGCGCGGCCGGCTCGCCCGATTCCTGCTGCGCGGGGATGCAGTGGGGCGGCCGGTGCGCAGCCTGTCCGGCGGTGAGCGGTTCCGGGTGGGTCTGGCCCGGCTGCTGCTGGCCGACCCGCCGGCGCAGCTGATCGTGCTCGACGAGCCCACCAACAACCTCGACCGGCAGAGCGTCGACCAGCTGGTCGGGGCGCTGGGCTCCTACCGCGGCGGATTGCTGGTGGTCAGCCACGACGATGTCTTTCTCGCCCGACTGGGCATCACCGACTGGCTCGCCCTCGACGCCGACGGGCGGCTCAGCGAGGAGCGAGCGTCAGGGCAGGGGCAGGGAGACGTTGGGCCGTGA